Part of the Thermoplasmata archaeon genome is shown below.
GAGCACATCCGCCGGCAGATGGTCGAGGCGCTGAAGCCGGTCGACCGGGCCGTGCTCGGCTCGACGTCCGACATCTACGAGACCGTCGTCCACGAGCGGCCGAACCTGATCGCGCTGGGCTACGACCAGGTCTGGAACGAGTCGGAGGTCGAGGCCGAGTGCGCCCGGCGGGGCGTGCCGGTCAAGGTCGTGCGGATCGGGCGGGCCCCGCACGACGACCTCGCGACGCGCCGCCTCGTCGACCGGATCCTCGACCTCGCCGCCCGCCCGAAGGAGCCGACGCCGTGAAGCGGATCGGCGTCGCCGACACCACCTTCGCGCGCGTCGACATGGCCCCGAGCGCGATCCGCGCGCTGCGCGGCGCCGGCACCGGCTTTCGCATCCTGCGGCGGACGGTCCCCGGCATCAAGGACCTCCCGGTCGCCTGCCGCCAGCTGTTCCGCGTCGACGGCGCGGACCTCTGCCTCGCCCTCGGGATGCCCGGGCCGGCCGAGCTCGACCGCTCGAGCGCGGAGGTCGCCTCGCTCGGCCTGATGATGACCGGCGTGCTCGAAGGCAAGCCGATCGTCGAGTGCTTCGTCCACGAGCGCGAGGCCGACGGCGCCCGCGCGCTCGCCGAGCTCGCGCGGCGGCGGGCCGAGGAGCACGCCCTCAACGCCTACGCGTTACTGTTCCGACCCCGCGAGCTCGCCCGGCATGCCGGCGCGGGGCTCCGCCAGGGGTTCGCGGACGTCGGGCCGGCTCGTCCGGTCCGCTAGGAGGGTCGGTCGATGCCGAAGTCGGGGAGCGAGGGAGCGGGAGTGACCGTGGCGATCGCGGCGAGCGAGTACAACTTCGACGTGACGCTGCTGATGCTCGAGCGGGCGAAGGAGGAGGTCGACTTCCTCGGCGCGCGCCTCGGGCCCGTGGTCAAGACCCCCGGCGTCTTCGACCTGCCGCTCGCGGTCCGGGCCCTCTGCCAGCGCTCCGACGTCGACGCGATCGTCGCGATCGGCGCCGTCATCGAGGGGGAGACCGGCCACGACGAGGTCGTCATGCACCAGGCGGCCCGCAAGCTCGCCGACCTCGCGGTGGAGTACGGCAAACCGGTCGGGCTCGGCATCTCGGGCCCCGGCGAGACCCGGCTCCAGGCGCAGGACCGGATCGAGAACGCGGCCAACGCGGTCCGCTCCGCGGTCAAGATGGTCCGGCGGCTGCGCGCGCTCTGAGGCGCGGGCCCCGCCCGCCGCTCAGTAGGCGATCCGGCGCGCCTCGGAAAAGAGCGAGACGCCGAGGCCGGCCATCGCCAGGATCGCCCCGCCGGCGAGCACGTAGACGAAGCCGATCGAGGTCACGCTCGCGAGCCAGCCCGCGACGAACGAGCCGAGCGGGGCCGCGACCAGGATCAGCGCCAGGAGCACCGCCATCGTCCGGCCGAGCAGGCGCGCGGGCACTTTCGCCTGGACCGCGGTCAGGAGCGGGACGTTGACCACCGAGAGGACCCCGCCGACCGCGAAGGCCTCGGCCAGGGCGAGCGGGATCGACCGGGTCAGGCCGAGGAGGACGATCACGACGCCCGCGACGGCGAGGCCCGCGAAGACGACCGGCCCGACCCGGCGGCGCAGGTCGATCTTGCCCACGGCCAGCGCGCCGACGATCGCCCCGACGGCGATCATCGCCCCGAGGAGCCCGTAGGTCGCCGCCCCGCCGCCGAGCACGCGCTCGGAGTACGGCGCCCACAGCGCGAAGACCGCGTTGCCGCAGAAGTTGACCACGGCGCCGACGGCGATCACCTCGAGCAGGAACCGCTGGCCCCGCACGTAGCGGAAGCCCTCGGCGAACTGGGCGCCGAAGCCCGCGCCGCCCGCGGCCTCGGCGGGCCCCGGGCGACCCACGGCGGCGGCGATCCCGGCGACGATGACCGCCGCCGCGAAGAACGTCAGCGCGTCGTAGGCGATCGGGAGCGTGACCCCGAAGAGGGCGACCACGACCCCGCCGATCGACAGGCCGACGACCTGGGTCGACGAGCTGCTCAGCTGCATGAGGCCGTTCGCCGCCCCGAGGTCCGCGGCGCCCACGGTCTGGGGGATCAAGGTCGTCGACGTCAGCCGGACGACCTGGCCGCCCGCGCCGAGGGCGGCCACGACGGCCAGGATCGCCGGGAAGCTCAGCGCGTGGGCGAGGATCAGCCCGGAGAGCGCCGCGACCAGCAGGCCCTCGACGACGTTCGTCACGAGCAGGATCGTCCGACGCGGCCAGCGGTCGACGTAGACCCCGAAGAACGGGGAGAGGACTACCGAGGGGAGGATCGAGACCGCGACGACGAGGCCCACCGCGAAGATCGAGCGCGTGCTGGTGAGGACGAGCCACAGGAGCGCGACGTCGAAGACGTAGTCGCCGGACTGCGAGATCAGCTGCGAGGCCCAGAGCAGCAGGAACGGACGGTGTCCGAGCGCGCGTCGGAAGCTGGGCCCGCTACCGGGCGGCGCTTCGGGAGGTGGGACGCCGCCGATGGGTCAGCCGCCCGCCCGGGACCGGTCGCGCGGGCGGCGTGCGGCGGTCGGAGAGGCGTGCTCGCCCGTCACGGTCGTTCCCGGCGCGAAGGGCGCCGACGATGCGATAAACGCTGCGCACCCAGCGTCCGCGCTACAGCCCGAGCCGGCCGCGCAGGTAGTCGAACGCGGCCCGTCCCTTCGCGGTGTGCGTCGTCACGGCCGGCGGCGGCGCGTCCGCCCCGCTGCGCCCGCGCGTCCGGATCGCGCGCGCGAGCCGATCGTAGGCGATCTCGACCGTGACGTCCGGCCGCTCGCTGGGCCCCGGTCGGACCGAGGTCGCCCCGTCCGCGCCGACCCGCAGCGTGGCCACGCCCCGGTCGGTGCGGAACTCCCAGTCCTGCGGGAGGTAGGCGCGCAGGAAGCCGCCGAGCAGGCCCCCGAGGCGACGGCGGATCTCGGGCTCGAACTCCTGCGCCGCCGCGGCGAGCAGATCGTCGAGCTCGGGCACGGCGACGGCGTAGCGGCGGGTCGGTAAAACGGCGGTGGCCGCCGGGGCACCCGCGCGGGCGTCGGACAGCCGCGACACAAACGGTTATGCGCCGCGGACCTTCGGCGCGACCGGGGATCGCGGTGGTCGGCGCCCGGGAGGTGTACGACGAGCTTCCCTCGACGCAGGATCGCGCGATCGCGCTCGCGCGCGAAGGGGCGGCGGACGGCACGCGGGTCGTGGCGCGCCGCCAGCGCGTTGGCCGGGGGCGCTCCGGGCACTCCTGGGCGTCCCCACCGGGCGGCCTGTACCTGTCGATCGTCACGCGCACCCCGCCGGTCGGCCTTCCGCTCCTGCCGCTGGCGGTCGGGGTCGAGCTCGCGGATGGGCTCGACGCGCGCTGGTCGATCCGTGCCCGGCTGAAGTGGCCGAACGACCTGTTCGTCGAGCGGCCCGGCGTGGGGGTGGGCAAGCTCGCGGGCGTCCTGGTCGACTCCGTGGCGGACCCCGAGGGCCAGCCGGTGCAGGTCGTCGGCGTCGGCGTCAACGTGCGCCGTCCGCCCGGAGGCTTCCGCGGCCCGATGGCCGTACCGCCGGTCACGCTCGAGGACCTCGTCCGGCCGGCCCCCACCCCCGAGGAGCTCGAGCCGCTGGTCGCCGCGGCCGTCGCGGCCGCGCCCGCCGCCCTCGCCTCGCCCGAGCGCGTCGCCGCGACCGTCGGGCGCTGCCGCGCCCGCCTCTTTGGCGTCGGCCGCCGCGCGCGTTCCGACGGGGGCGCGCGCGGGACGATCGCGCGTCTCGCGGACGACGGCGCCCTCGTCCTCGATGTCGGCGGCACTCCGGTCGCGCTGCTGAGCGGCGAGGTGTCGGTGGAGGTCGCGTGAGCGAGGCGTTCGAGCGCTGGTCGGTCCTCAAGCGCAAGGCCCGCGAGGGCGGGGGGGCCGAGCGCGTCGCCAAGCACCGCTCGGCGGGGAAGCGGACCGCGCGCGAGCGCCTGGAATCGTTCTTCGATCCCGGCACGTTCACCGAGGTCGACCCGTTCGTCACGCACCGCGTCGAGAAGTTCGGCCTCGCCGAGCGACGCCCTCCCGGGGACGGCGTCGTCACCGGCTGGGGGGAGGTCGAGGGCCGGCCGGTCTGCGCGTTCGCCCAGGACGCGACCGTGTTCGGCGGGGCGCTCGGCGAGGCGCACGCGATGAAGATCGTCAAGGTGATGGAGACGGCCCGCAAGGCGGGGGTGCCGATCGTCGGCCTCGACGACTCGGGCGGCGCGCGGATCCAGGAGGGAGTGATGAGCCTCGGCGGCTACGGCGAGGTGTTCTTCCGCAACGTCGCGCTCTCGGGGGTGGTCCCGCAGCTCTCGCTGATCCTGGGCCCCTGCGCCGGCGGCGCGGTCTATTCGCCGGCGATCACCGACTTCGTCATCATGGCCCGAGGGACGGGCCAGATGTTCATCACCGGGCCGGACGTCGTGCGCGCGGTGACCGGCGAGGACGTCACGATGGAGGCGCTCGGCGGCGCGGAGGCGCACGCGACGCAGAGCGGCGTCTCGCACTTCACCGCCGCCTCCGACCTCGACGCGATCGCGCTCGCCCGGCGCCTGCTCGGCTACCTGCCGCTCAACAACCTGGAGGAGCCGCCGAGCGCGCCCGCGACCGCGCCGCCCGAGGCGGCCGCGCGCGAGCTGCCCACGATCGTGCCCGAGGACCCGAACGCGCCGTACGACGTGCACGCCGTGATCGACCGGGTGCTCGACCCCGGCTCGTTCCTCGAGGTCCAGCCGGACTGGGCGACGAACCTCGTCGTCGGCTTCGCGCGCCTGAACGGGTCCGCGGTCGGGGTCGTCGCGAACAACCCGGCCTCGCTCGCGGGCACGCTGGACATCAACGCGTCCACCAAGGGCGCCCGGTTCGTCCGCTTCTGCGACGCGTTCAACCTGCCGCTCCTCACGTTCGTGGACGTGCCCGGCTTCCTTCCCGGCACGGCGCAGGAGCACGGCGGCATCATCCGGCACGGGGCGAAGCTGCTGTACGCCTACGCCGAGGCGACGGTGCCGCTGCTGACCGTGATCCTGCGCAAGGCCTACGGCGGCGCCTACGACGTCATGTGCTCCAAGCACCTGGGCGGCGACCTCAACCTCGCCTGGCCGACCGCGGAGATCGCGGTGATGGGCGCGGAGGGCGCCGTCAACATCCTCTACCGCCGCGAGCTCGAGCGCGCGAGCGAGGGCGAGCGCGATCCGCTGCGCGCCCGCCTCACCGAGGAGTACCGGGCCGAGTTCCTCAGCCCGTACCTCGCCGCCGAGCGCGGCTACATCGACGACGTCATCGATCCGGCCGAGACGCGCGCGCGCCTCGCCGCCGGCCTCAAGATCCTCGCCTCGAAGCGCGACGAGCGACCGGCCCGCAAGCACGGGAACATCCCGCTGTAGCGAGGTCGGCGATGGTCGGCATCACCGATACGGTCCTGCGCGACGGCCACCAGAGCCTGATCGCGACACGCATGCGCACCCGCGACATGCTGCCGGCCGCCGAGCGGCTCGATGCGATCGGCTACCGTTCCCTCGAGGTCTGGGGCGGGGCGACGTTCGACGTCGGCCTGCGCTTCCTGCGCGAGGATCCCTGGGAGCGCCTCGCCGCGCTCAAGCGGGCGATCCCGCGCACCCCGCTCCAGATGCTCCTGCGCGGCCAGAACCTCGTCGGGTACCGGCACTACGCCGACGATCTCGTCCGCAAGTTCGTCGCCGCGGCCGCGCGCGGGGGGATCGACGTCTTCCGGGTCTTCGACGCGCTGAACGATCCGGCGAACATGGAGGTCGCGATCGACGCGGTGCGCCGGGTCGGGGCGCGGGCGCAGGGGACGATCTGCTACACCGAGTCGCCGGTCCACTCCCTCGCGTCGTTCGTCGCGCTCGGCCGCCGGCTGAGCGAGATGGGGGCCGACGAGCTGTGCGTCAAGGACATGGGCGGGTTCATGCCGCCGGTCCCCGGCGCCACGCTCGTCCGCGCGCTCGTGAAGGAGGTCGGCCTTCCGGTCGCCGTCCACACGCACTCCTCGAGCGGGATGTCGACCCTGACGTGCCTCGCCGTCGCCGAGGCCGGCGCCACCTCGATCGACACGGCGCTCAGCCCCTTCGCCGGCGGCACCTCGCAGCCGGCGACCGAGGCGCTCGCCGGCGCGCTGCGGGGGACGCCGTACGACCCGCACCTCGACCTCGGCGGGCTCGCCGAGCTCGCGGAGTACTTCCGCGGCGTCCTCGAGCGCTACCGCCCGCTGCTGAACCTGCGCTCGCTCCAGACCGACCCCGAGGTGCTCATCCACCAGGTCCCGGGGGGCATGCTGTCGAACCTGTTCCACCAGCTCGAGGAGCAGGAGGCGCTCGGGCGCCTGAACGAGGTGCTGGACGAGGTCCCGCGGGTGCGGGCCGATCTCGGCTACCCGCCCCTCGTCACCCCGACCAGCCAGATCGTGGGCGTGCAGGCCGTCGTCAATGTCCTCACCGGCGAGCGCTACCGGCAGATCACGAAGGAGGTCCGCGACTACGTGGCCGGGCGTTACGGGAGGCCGCCGGGCACGGTCGATCCCGCGCTGCAGGCAAAGGTCGGCGGCCCGCCGGCGGCGGGCGGCGCGCGCCCCGCCGAGGGCCTCCCCCCGGAGTTCGACCGCGCGCTCGCCGAGGTCCGCGCACGCTGGCCCGGAGCGGGCGAGACCGACGCGATCTCCTTCGCGCTGTTTCCCGAGGTCTACCCGGGCTACCGGGCCGCGATCGAGGCCGGCCTCACGCCGGACGTCCTCGCGGCGGCGGCGCTCGCGGTCGTCGCGAGCCGGCGCGGGCCGGCCCCCGCGCCCGCGGCCCCGGCCGGCACCGGGGCGGCCGGCGTGAGCCCGTGGGCGCACGAGGGGCGGGCCCGGCTCCAGGCGCACCGGAGGTGGGTCGACGCGCGTCCGCGTCGAGCGGGACGGTAAGCGGACGATCGTCGACGTCGCGCCCGACGGCGCGAGCGTCGCGATCGACGGGCGGACCTACCCGGTGACGGTCGTGCGCGCGGGCCCGATGGGCGTCGAGCTCGAGATCGCCGGCGAGCGCGTGAGCGTCGACCAGTGGCCCGAGGGCGCGCCGGAGCCGCCGGGGCCGGTCGACGTGAACGGCGAGCGCGCGCCGGCCGCGATCGAGCGGTTGGGCCGCGCGGACGAAGCGCCGGCCGAGCGCGCCCCGGCCGTCCGGGCTCCCGCAGCGGCGCCCGTGGCGCCGCCCCCGGTCGCCGGGGCGGTCGCGGTGGTCCCGCCGATGCCCGGCCGGGTGATCGAGGTCCGCGTCGCCGAGGGGGACCGGGTGCGCAAGGGCGAGGTGCTGCTCGTGCTCGAGGCGATGAAGATGCGCAACGAGATCGCGAGCCCGGCCGACGGGTTGGTGCGGGGCCTGCGCGTGAGCGCGGGCACGAACGCCCGCGCCCGCGAGCCGATGCTGTTCGTCGCCCCGGACTGAGCTAGGCGTCGGGCTCGTCCGGCGCGCTCGTCGCCTCCGGGGGCAGCGGGCCGCGGTCGAGCCGGTCGGCCTCCTCGACCGGGTCCTCGAACTCCTCGCCGTCGAGCTCGATCGGGCCCGAGGAGGTCACGGCGGCCCGGGACGGCGCCCGGACCGGCGGAACGTAGGGGAGCCGGGCGTACGCCACCATGTAGGTGGCGGCGAGGGCCCCGGGGATCACGAGGAGCGCGAGAGCGTAGAGGTGGAGCCCCACGAGCAGGCCGACGACCACCACCCCGACCGCGATCGCGGCGAGGACCAGGGCCATCAGCCAGAACGGCACCCGCGCGAGGCCCGACGCCGCCACCCGGTCCCCTCGCTCAGCTCAGGCTCGGGCGCGCGTGGCCGCAGGCGGGGCAGCGGCTCGCACTCGGGTCGATCGGGGCGGCGCAGTAGATGCAGAAGCCGACCGCGGGCGCGGCCGCGACCGAGCCTCCCGAGGGCAGCGGCGCGCCCGTCGAGGTCGGGGGGACCGGCCCGCCGCCGAGCGGTCGGTTCGTCCACGGGCGGTAGAGCAGGTAGAGGCTCAGCAGCATCCAGCCGACGAGCACGTAGAAGGCGATCGACGCGAACTGGGGGAGCGTCTCGAGGACGAGGATCGCCGCGACGAACGCGATCAGATTGGCGAAGGAGAGGACGGTCCGTAGAAGCATCGCTCGAGCGGCCGACCTAGGCGCGCCCCGCGTATCTCCTTTCGCCCCGGGACCGGCGCGCGTGCGCTCGCGTCTAATAGACCGCACCGCTGGGCGCGCACCGTGCCGAGCGTGCCCCCGCTCGTCCGGCGGGACGAGTTCACCTACGAGATCCCTCAGGACGCGGTCGCGGGGATGCGCGTTCCCGGACTCCTGTTTTCGAACGAGGCGCTCCTCGGCGGCGTCGCGGGCGACCCATCGCTCGGGCAGCTCGCGAACGTCGCGACGCTCCCCGGCATCCAGGGCCACGCGCTCGCGATGCCGGACATCCACTTCGGCTACGGCTTCCCCGTCGGGGGCGTCGCGGCCTTCGACCTGGACGAGGGTATCGTCTCGCCCGGGGGGATCGGCTACGACATCAACTGCGGCGTCCGCCTCCTCCGCACCGACCTCGGGGTCGACGAGGTCCGTCCGCGGCTCCACGAGCTCGTCGACCGCCTCTACCGCGAGGTGCCGAGCGGCGTCGGCTCGCGCGGCGGCCATCCGCTCGCGCGCGGCGAGGTCGACGAGGTGCTGGCGGGCGGGGCGCGCTGGGCGGTCGAGCACGGGCTCGGCCGCCCCGAGGACCTGGAGGTCCAGGAGGAGGAGGGGCGGCTCGCGTCGGCCGACCCCGCCGCGGTCTCGGACGGCGCCCGGCAGCGCGGCCTCAAGCAGCTCGGGACCCTGGGCTCGGGCAACCACTTCCTCGAGGTGCAGGCGGTCGACGCCGTCTTCGACCCGGCGTTCGCCCCCGTGCTGGGCCTCGCCCCCGGCCGCGTCGTCGTCATGCTCCACACGGGCTCGCGCGGCCTCGGCCACCAGGTCGCGACCGACTTCATCCAGGAGATGGACCGCGAGCTCGCCGCCCGGGGCACCGCGCTGGTCGACCGGCAGCTCTCGTGCGCGCCGATCGCCTCCGAACCCGGCCAGCGCTACCTGAAGGGCATGGCCGCGGGCGCGAACTTCGCGTGGGCGAACCGCCAGGCGATCACGCACGGGGTGCGCCGCGCGTTCGCCGCGACCTTCCGGCGCTCCGAGGAGGAGCTCGGACTGTCCGTCGTCTACGACATCGCCCACAACATCGCGAAGGTCGAGGAGCACCGGGTCGACGGAGGGCGGCGGCGCGTCCTCGTCCACCGCAAGGGGGCGACGCGCGCGCTGCCCGCCGGCCGCGAGGAGGTCCCGCTCCCGTACCGGTCGCACGGGCAGCCCGTCCTGATCCCCGGGGACATGGGGACGGCGAGCTACGTGCTCGCGGGCCTCCCCACGTCGCTGGAGCGCTCCTTCGGCTCGTCGTGCCACGGCGCGGGCCGCAAGCTGAGCCGTCACGCGGCGGAGCGGGCGTTCCGCTACGACGAGGTGACGCGGGGGCTCGCCGCGCGCGGGATCGTCGTCCGGTCGACCTCCCGGGAGGGGGTCACCGAGGAGGCCCCGGGCGCCTACAAGGACGTCGAGGAGGTCGTGCGCGTGGCCGAGGGCGCGGGGCTCACGCGGCGGGTCGCGCGCCTCGTGCCCCTCGGGGTCGTGAAGGGCTAGCGCGTCGGCGCGGGCCGCGGCCGCCGGGCGAGCGCAGCCGCGCTCAGGATCGCGCCCGCGGCGATGCCGGTTCCGAGCACGAACGCCGCGAGAGGGATCCCCGCGAGCGACCGGCCACCGCCCCCGCCGGGGGGCGCGGCGCTCGTGACGACGATCGAGAACGAGCGGTTCACGGAGAGCCCGCGCGCGTCGCGGGCGGTCACGACCGCACGGAACGTGCCCGGCGCGTCGAACACGTGGCTCGCGTTGCCGGTCGGCGCCCCGGCGCCGTCCCCGAACGCCCAGGTGAGCCCGTACGGGGGCTGGCCCCCGGACGCCGACGCAGAGAAGGCGACCGACAGCGGCGCCGGGCCGCCGGTCGTCGACGGACCTCCCACGATCCCCAGCGAGGTCGCCTCGCTCACGTTCACCGAGAAGGAGTCGACCGCCGAGTCCGACCAGGCGTCCGTCGCGTTGAGCGTGACCGTGTAGCTGCCCGGGGCCGCGAAGGCGTGGGAGGCGCTCGCACCCGCGGCCTGCCCGCCGTCGCCGAACGCCCAGTCGAGCGCGACCGGTCCCGGTCCCCAGGCGCTCGCGCTGCCGTTGAAGGTGGTCGGCGCCGTGCCCGCGGCGGGGGCGCCGCGCGCCTCGAGGAGGAGCGCGTCCGCGCTCGGGACGAATCCGCCGGCCTCGACGGCGAAGAGGGGAGCGAATGCGAACGGGACCGAGAAGTTCGTGTCGTTGTCCAGCGCCTGGGCCTCGAGCGCGCCGTACAGCGTCGGCGCCGCAGGCGCGGCGAAGAACGTCCGCAGCGCCTCGGCCCGGTCGGAGGAGCCGCCGGACGTGTCCCAGGCGATCGCGGCCGGAAGATCGGCGCCCCGGCCGTCGACGATCGCGGCCGAGAACGCTACCGTCGTCCCCGATTCGAGATCGATGGCGGGGTCGATCGTCGCCCGCAGGTACGGCCCCGATCCGTCCGCCGCGCCGACGTCGATGAGGAACGCCTCGCTCACGTTGCCGTACGCGGAGTCGCCGAACGAACCGACCACCCAGTCGAGACCGGGCGAGGAGAACGTGGCGGTGATCGACGGCGCGGTCTCGTTCGTTCCGTCGCCGAGTTCCCAGCGGGCCTCGATCGGGGGGCCCGGTCCCCCCGCGCTCGCGTTCGCCCAGAAATCGACCGACAGCGGTGCGGGCCCATCGGTCGGCCCCGCCTGGAAGCTGACGGCGATCGGCGGCTCGACGGTCACGTTCGTCTCGCCCACCACGTGCTCGCCGATGCTGTCGTTCGCGTACAGCCAGACCGGGAAGCGGCCGGCGGACCGGAAAATCGCGCAGCCGCAGGCCGCGACGTACGGGTCGCTCGAGACCCACTGCTCGGTGACCGTGCCCGTTCCGCCCTGCACGTCGAACAGGTCGGGGAAGTCGGCCGGGGCGTCACGCGGAGCGGGGGAGAGGTTCGGGGTGACGGTCAGCGGGCCGAGCCCCGACGGGCAGCTCGGGGCCGGAGCGCCGCCCACTGCGATCGCCATCGGCGCGCTCTCGCCCCCGTCCGGCGGGCTCGAGGCGTCGGAGACGATCGCAACGGCGCAGAAGCCGCCCGCGACCGGATAGGCGTGGACGGCGGTCGACGCGGAGCTCCCGTTGACGAACGTCCCGTCGCCGAAGGAGAGGGCGAAGGCGTAGGGAGCGACGCCGCCGGACACGCGGGTCGTGAACGTCACGCCCGCGCCCGCCGCCGGGGCGCTCGAGGAGACCGAGAGGTCGACCGTCAGCGCCCGGCCGCCGCCGACGACGAGCGTGATCGGCATCGAGTCGGAGAGGTTGCCGGAGGAATCGATCGCGTAGCCGGTCGCCGGGAAGACGCCGGCGTCCGTGTACGTGTGGGAGGCGATCCCGCCGCTGGCGGCGCCCGCGGTCCCGTCGCCGAAGCTGACCGCCTCGATCGGATACGCGCCGGTGCCGCCGCGCGGGTCGACCGCGAAGGTGACCGTGAGCGGCGCCCGGCCGTAGGTGACCGAGGCGCCGAGCACGACCGACAGGTTCGACAGCGTCCTCGGACCGGCGGCGAGCTCGGGGACGAGAGCGCCGACGATCGGGGAGCCGATGCCGGTGACGGCGTTCCAGCCCGGCCCGGCGGGGTACGGGTTGCTCCCCGAGACGATCTCGTGGAAATCGCTCGGGTAGTCGGCCGAGCCGAGGATACCGTAGAGCGACGGGTCGAGGAAGCCGAGGCTCGCGCCCGCGTACTGGTCGGCGATCGCCGCGATCCCGGCCCAGATCGGCGTCGCGACGCTCGTTCCCGCGACCCCGGTGGCGTGTCCGTCCTCGACGATCTCGACGCCGGGCGCGGCGATCGCGGCGACGTCGGGGACGCCCCGGCCCGGGCTCGAGGCATTGACCCCAGTTCCGTTCTGCCAGGCGGGCCGGGGGAACGGTGCGTACCCTCCGCCCGAGCCGCCCTGGTTCTGGCAACCGGGCGCGCTCGCGCCCGGCGCGTTGCCGCTCCATCCGACCTCCCCGAGCCAGGTCCCGTTCGGCTCGACGGACAGCTGGGTGCCGCCGACCCCGGTGACGAACGGGTCGGAGGCCGGGAAGCTCGTCGAGAGCCCGCTCGTGCCGTCCGAGGCCCCGCAGTCGCCGCTCGCCGCGAGCACCGTGATCCCCTCGGCGGCCGCGAACTCGAGCACCGGGCCGAGGATCGCGTACGAGCCGTCGGTCGACGCGTTGCACGCCTGCGCGCACGGCCCGGCGTAGGCGTTGAAGGTCCCGACGTCGGGCTCGCCCCAACTCAGCGAGATCACGTTGACGTCCGGGTGGGTCACGAGGTAGTCGATCGCTTCGTAGAGGCCGACGCCGGAGTTGGGCGAGAAGGTCATGTCGATCGTCGCGCCCGGCGCGCTCGCGTGCACCCACTCGAGATCGAGCGCCTCCTCCAACCCCCAGCCCGTGTCCGTGCCGTTGAGGTTCCCGTGGGTGGGTACCGGGTACAGGAACCGCACGGACGGCGAGGGCAGCCCGAACTCCGTGTCGAACGCCGCGAGGTCGCTCGCGAGCTGGGGCTGGGGCTCGACGCCGTCGTAGGCATCCACGATCGCGATCGTCGTGCCGGTGCCGTTCGTGCCCGCGCCGAGGAGACCGAGCTCGTCGTAGGCCGTCTCGACCTGACAGGGGATCAGCGCCCCCGTGGCGCCGCAGCCCGAGGAGGCCGGGGAGGTCGGGAGGAGAGGGCCGGTGCCGGCGGCGAGCGGCGCGATCGCCGACACGTTCCCGAGGCCGAGGGCGCCGGTCCAGGGCACGCCGGCCGGCAGTCGGGCGGCGGAGAGGTGACTCACGAACGGCCGACCGTCCGGTAAGCGGAACGTCTCGAAGGAGGTGTGGAACGCCGCGGCGACCGCGCTCGCGGGGCCGGCGACATCGAGCAGCAGCCCGTCGGGGCTCGGTCGGACCGAGAGCCCCCACGACGAGAAGTACGCGCTCGCATCGGCGATCGCGCTCGGCGCGGCTCCGAAGTCCCGGGCGAGCGGTCCGATCGAGAGGTCGTGGCGGTCGAGCGGCGCACCGGGCGTGGCGATGGACGCGGCCGTCGCCGCGAGCCCGCTCGGGTCCTGACCGGCGAGCCCGACCACGACGTCGAGCGGCTGGTCGCCGGCGAGCGCTCCGGTCTCC
Proteins encoded:
- a CDS encoding PKD domain-containing protein → MALRTIAPCLVATLVLLGALGVVAPGAPSVALGAPGTHAGELVGAAPASGTVEIAPGYVASPGVTETGALAGDQPLDVVVGLAGQDPSGLAATAASIATPGAPLDRHDLSIGPLARDFGAAPSAIADASAYFSSWGLSVRPSPDGLLLDVAGPASAVAAAFHTSFETFRLPDGRPFVSHLSAARLPAGVPWTGALGLGNVSAIAPLAAGTGPLLPTSPASSGCGATGALIPCQVETAYDELGLLGAGTNGTGTTIAIVDAYDGVEPQPQLASDLAAFDTEFGLPSPSVRFLYPVPTHGNLNGTDTGWGLEEALDLEWVHASAPGATIDMTFSPNSGVGLYEAIDYLVTHPDVNVISLSWGEPDVGTFNAYAGPCAQACNASTDGSYAILGPVLEFAAAEGITVLAASGDCGASDGTSGLSTSFPASDPFVTGVGGTQLSVEPNGTWLGEVGWSGNAPGASAPGCQNQGGSGGGYAPFPRPAWQNGTGVNASSPGRGVPDVAAIAAPGVEIVEDGHATGVAGTSVATPIWAGIAAIADQYAGASLGFLDPSLYGILGSADYPSDFHEIVSGSNPYPAGPGWNAVTGIGSPIVGALVPELAAGPRTLSNLSVVLGASVTYGRAPLTVTFAVDPRGGTGAYPIEAVSFGDGTAGAASGGIASHTYTDAGVFPATGYAIDSSGNLSDSMPITLVVGGGRALTVDLSVSSSAPAAGAGVTFTTRVSGGVAPYAFALSFGDGTFVNGSSASTAVHAYPVAGGFCAVAIVSDASSPPDGGESAPMAIAVGGAPAPSCPSGLGPLTVTPNLSPAPRDAPADFPDLFDVQGGTGTVTEQWVSSDPYVAACGCAIFRSAGRFPVWLYANDSIGEHVVGETNVTVEPPIAVSFQAGPTDGPAPLSVDFWANASAGGPGPPIEARWELGDGTNETAPSITATFSSPGLDWVVGSFGDSAYGNVSEAFLIDVGAADGSGPYLRATIDPAIDLESGTTVAFSAAIVDGRGADLPAAIAWDTSGGSSDRAEALRTFFAAPAAPTLYGALEAQALDNDTNFSVPFAFAPLFAVEAGGFVPSADALLLEARGAPAAGTAPTTFNGSASAWGPGPVALDWAFGDGGQAAGASASHAFAAPGSYTVTLNATDAWSDSAVDSFSVNVSEATSLGIVGGPSTTGGPAPLSVAFSASASGGQPPYGLTWAFGDGAGAPTGNASHVFDAPGTFRAVVTARDARGLSVNRSFSIVVTSAAPPGGGGGRSLAGIPLAAFVLGTGIAAGAILSAAALARRPRPAPTR
- a CDS encoding RtcB family protein, producing the protein MPPLVRRDEFTYEIPQDAVAGMRVPGLLFSNEALLGGVAGDPSLGQLANVATLPGIQGHALAMPDIHFGYGFPVGGVAAFDLDEGIVSPGGIGYDINCGVRLLRTDLGVDEVRPRLHELVDRLYREVPSGVGSRGGHPLARGEVDEVLAGGARWAVEHGLGRPEDLEVQEEEGRLASADPAAVSDGARQRGLKQLGTLGSGNHFLEVQAVDAVFDPAFAPVLGLAPGRVVVMLHTGSRGLGHQVATDFIQEMDRELAARGTALVDRQLSCAPIASEPGQRYLKGMAAGANFAWANRQAITHGVRRAFAATFRRSEEELGLSVVYDIAHNIAKVEEHRVDGGRRRVLVHRKGATRALPAGREEVPLPYRSHGQPVLIPGDMGTASYVLAGLPTSLERSFGSSCHGAGRKLSRHAAERAFRYDEVTRGLAARGIVVRSTSREGVTEEAPGAYKDVEEVVRVAEGAGLTRRVARLVPLGVVKG